The genome window GAAAATTGTCCAGATGTTAGGAATACTAAGATTGTAGATGTGATAAAAGCATTAGAAGATTATGGAATTCAAGTTACTATTTTTGATCCTTGGGCAAATTCAGATGAAGTGAATCACGAATATGGACTAAAGACTATAAATGAAAAGCCTGATGCAGTTTTTGATGCTATAGTTTTAGGTGTTGCTCATGTGGAGTTTTTAGATTTAAATATCAATTCACTTAGAAGTAAGAAAAGTGTGCTTTATGATGTTAAGGGGGTTTTGGCTGATGATGTTGATGGTAGATTATGATAAGCTAAAAAAGACATAAATTAAAAACATAAAATGATGAAAAAGATACTTATTACTGGAGGTGCTGGTTTTATTGGTTCACATGTCGTAAGACGTTTTGTGAATAACTATCCAAATTATCAAATTTTTAATTTGGACGCTTTAACCTATGCTGGAAACTTAGAAAACATCAAGGATATCGAAAATGAATCTAATTACACTTTTGTAAAAGGAGATATTACCGATGAAAATTTTATTTTTAATTTGTTTCAGGAACAATTGTTTGATGGAGTGATTCATCTGGCAGCAGAGTCACATGTTGATCGTTCTATTGAAGATCCTTTGGCTTTTGTAAAAACCAATGTGATTGGAACTATGAATTTATTAAATGCAGCCAAAAAAATATGGTTAGGAAATTCCGAAGGAAAACGTTTTTACCATGTAAGTACCGATGAAGTTTATGGCTCGCTTGGCGCTGAAGGATTGTTTACTGAAACTACTTCCTACGACCCTAATTCGCCTTATTCTGCATCTAAAGCAAGTTCAGATCACTTTGTACGGGCTTATGGTGAAACCTATGGCTTACCTTATGTAATTACAAATTGTTCTAATAATTATGGACCTTATCATTTTCCAGAAAAATTAATTCCATTGTTTATTAATAATATTATCAATAATAAGCCATTACCTGTTTATGGAGATGGAAATTATACAAGAGACTGGCTGTTTGTAAAAGATCATGCTGTAGCCATCGATTTAGTGTTTCATGATGGAAAAAATCATGAAACTTATAATATTGGAGGGTTTAATGAATGGAAGAATATCGATTTAGTAAAAGTTTTGTGCCAGATTATGGATCAAAAATTAGGAAAAGCAGATGGGGAATCTGCTCAATTAATTACATATGTGAAAGACAGACCAGGACATGATTTACGTTACGCTATTGATGCTTCAAAAATAAACACTCAATTAGGATGGAAGCCATCTGTGACATTTGAACAAGGATTAGAAAGTACAATTGACTGGTATTTGAATAACCAAGATTGGCTAAATAATGTAACCTCTGGAGCTTATGCTTCGTATTATGATAAACAATATTCATAATAGTTTTAAATTTAAGGAACTTAATTTTTGCATTAAAATAGAAAAAAATGAACTGGTACGTAGTTTATACCAAACCCAAGTGGGAAAGAAAAGTTGCGGAACGTTTAAATGAAATTGGGATTACTGCCTATTGTC of Flavobacterium marginilacus contains these proteins:
- the rfbB gene encoding dTDP-glucose 4,6-dehydratase, yielding MKKILITGGAGFIGSHVVRRFVNNYPNYQIFNLDALTYAGNLENIKDIENESNYTFVKGDITDENFIFNLFQEQLFDGVIHLAAESHVDRSIEDPLAFVKTNVIGTMNLLNAAKKIWLGNSEGKRFYHVSTDEVYGSLGAEGLFTETTSYDPNSPYSASKASSDHFVRAYGETYGLPYVITNCSNNYGPYHFPEKLIPLFINNIINNKPLPVYGDGNYTRDWLFVKDHAVAIDLVFHDGKNHETYNIGGFNEWKNIDLVKVLCQIMDQKLGKADGESAQLITYVKDRPGHDLRYAIDASKINTQLGWKPSVTFEQGLESTIDWYLNNQDWLNNVTSGAYASYYDKQYS